A stretch of the Cuculus canorus isolate bCucCan1 chromosome 15, bCucCan1.pri, whole genome shotgun sequence genome encodes the following:
- the VWA3A gene encoding von Willebrand factor A domain-containing protein 3A, whose product MEKIQPEKVQTTEEWLRNYSLESLQLTFEHLVNEGKCVLNSRTGVEEREFTEETVTSFESRLSEVIELYQQRIQWLLQDSRKVFGLIKGTKVGLVVDVSHVSYRPRLLDFQKDLLCLIDEQLCYKKQLYCLSFSTEISPLWESPKHIDGHVLHEARQWIQQLEPGRGCNLLKALKCVLTMKELNSLILVVGSCPDQTSEILCDYIQQRMLGRKLQAHAVSYDCSNPASLAVLKNLAEAVRGRYHCYTSKEENFDSSDLHLLLHESQKAKDLLKSIKQSFQRRIDGPVITRIADVSAEFANTAPSKFLPKPQEHKGPLVIQTSCVLAKTSMDWLKTNGLKAKKLNLYQVLAPNAFSPVEEFVPILKKTVSSTLHEKAMMQFEWYDGTVKNIHIDLPAIYSYQKQLAKMVRVYEKRIEWLSVASRRIWGNVCERRVVILVDISMTNSMCIIHIRHSLRLLLEEQMSNKDYFDIIAFGSDVVPWQLELVPAQPENLENAWRWVSNLQCKGSRNLMGALRRAVEVDFKDKEKHKSQGLYLLTTGIPDQETHTVSAYVAEVCRGFDLHLHVCLFSVMENMDSSRIMPARYANPTETAVAFKEIAQAANGRFHWFGEAGIFESDDITVIVSEVEKANNYSQKCAFLVESLKQRSVNRPVTALIPERDSNVVTKKEKGRPQKLPSPKPTALSLARMYTKDSHSTERNMSPGVLAWRPPSAKADIPPAQTIKEWPQTENKRKRKPRKQPEISVSVFYTDKGRNVGTVYRKYPKITCVRNSISSVKLPKKEEICSSKEWLTKYSIKKLKLELPRLMFGPGCTHQKQTVESLHKKVSAKYCAIFPTVEINGVVKHLQFQSKELEVYTEQLEKVLQRYIQRIQWLLSGSRRLFGTILEANVCVLVDTSGSMDPYLPRITKELTSLIWEQLRKNEVRFNLLRFAENAESWKECLVEATDETCHDAVQWVSKFHALGNTCILMALQKALSFQGIEALYVLTDGKPDTSCSLILKEIERLRKKQDIKIHTISFSCTDRGANEFLKKVASQTGGRYHCSSGAVDGQLAAHRMLTEGLDDEDDPVFPSFEGDDLKQLTQEVAKGRSFLKQAKSLRLLLQKWNIKQKDDSGF is encoded by the exons CCAAAGTTGGGCTTGTGGTTGATGTGTCTCATGTGAGTTACAGACCTAGACTACTGGATTTTCAGAAAGACCTTCTT tgCTTAATAGATGAACAGCTGTGTTATAAGAAGCAACTATACTGCCTGTCATTCAGTACAGAAATTTCACCTTTGTGGGAGAGTCCAAAACACATCGATGGTCATGT GCTACATGAAGCACGACAGTGGATACAACAGCTGGAGCCTGGTCGAGGCTGCAATCTGCTGAAAGCCTTAAAATGTGTCCTTACGATGAAAGAACTGAATTCTCTTATCCTTGTTGTAGGAAGCTG CCCTGATCAGACTTCGGAAATATTGTGTGACTATATTCAGCAGCGTATGCTGGGGAGAAAACTGCAGGCTCATGCTGTTAGCTATGATTGCAGCAATCCTGCTTCTCTT GCAGTTCTAAAGAACCTTGCAGAAGCTGTGAGAGGCCGTTATCATTGCTACACTTCAAAGGAAGAG AATTTTGATAGCAGTGACCTTCATCTGCTGCTTCATGAGTCCCAGAAGGCTAAGGACTTACTCAAGAGCATCAAACAGTCTTTTCAAAGAAGAATAGACGGCCCAGTTATAACTAGAATAGCAGAT GTTTCCGCAGAATTTGCAAATACAGCACCTTCCAAGTTCTTACCAAAGCCTCAGGAGCACAAAGGACCATTAGTTATTCAAACATCATGCGTCCTGGCCAAAACCTCAATGGACTGGTTAAAAACGAATGGTTTGAAAG CAAAGAAGTTAAACCTTTATCAAGTTTTGGCTCCCAATGCTTTCTCTCCTGTGGAAGAATTTGTACctattcttaaaaaaacagtatCATCAACTTTGCACGAG AAAGCGATGATGCAGTTTGAATGGTATGATGGAACTGTGAAGAATATCCACATTGACCTGCCAGCAATATACAGCTATCAG AAACAGCTTGCTAAAATGGTAAGAGTCTATGAGAAACGGATTGAATGGCTATCTGTTGCTAGTAGAAGAATATGGGGAAATGTTTGTGAAAGGAG GGTGGTTATACTTGTTGATATATCAATGACAAACTCCATGTGCATCATCCATATCAGACATTCTTTGCGACTTTTACTTGAGGAACAAATGTCAAATAAGGATTACTTCGATATTATAGC ATTTGGGAGTGATGTTGTGCCTTGGCAGCTGGAACTGGTTCCTGCCCAACCAGAAAACTTAGAAAATGCTTGGAG GTGGGTGTCAAACTTGCAGTGCAAAGGGAGTAGAAATCTCATGGGTGCTCTCAGGAGAGCTGTGGAAGTGGACttcaaagacaaagagaaacacaaatcaCAAGGACTTTACCTGCTGACTACTGGAATACCTGATCAGGAAACG CACACAGTCAGTGCTTATGTAGCTGAGGTTTGCAGAGGGTTTGATTTGCACCTTCATGTCTGTCTGTTCAGTGTAATGGAGAACATGGACTCCAGTAGGATTATGCCAGCCCGCTATGCTAACCCGACTGAAACTGCCgttgcttttaaagaaatagcaCAGGCAGCCAATGGGAGATTTCATTGGTTTGGAGAAGCAG GTATTTTTGAAAGTGATGATATCACTGTTATTGTGTCAGAagtggaaaaagcaaacaactaCTCCCAAAAG TGTGCATTCCTAGTGGAATCCTTAAAGCAACGTTCAGTAAATCGGCCTGTTACTGCACTTATACCAGAAAGAGACTCCAACGTGgttacaaagaaagagaaaggaaggccACAGAAGTTGCCATCTCCTAAACCCACAGCTCTGAGTCTGGCTAGAATG tATACGAAAGACAGCCATAGTACGGAGAGGAATATGTCCCCAGGAGTATTGGCATGGCGTCCTCCTAGTGCTAAAGCAGACATTCCACCAG CACAAACAATAAAAGAATGGCCTCAGActgagaataaaagaaagcGTAAACCAAGGAAGCAGCCAGAAATTTCTGTGTCAGTATTTTACACtgataaaggaagaaatgtgg GTACAGTATACCGAAAGTATCCAAAGATAACATGTGTGAGAAACTCTATTTCTTCTGTTAAGTTGCcgaaaaaggaggaaatttgTTCAAGCAAAGAG TGGCTGACCAAGTATAGCATTAAAAAGCTTAAACTGGAATTGCCCAGACTGATGTTCGGTCCAGGCTGTACTCACCAAAAGCAAACTGTGGAGTCTCTGCACAAGAAAGTATCGGCAAAATACTGTGCTATCTTCCCAACTGTAGAAATCAAT GGGGTTGTGAAACATCTACAGTTTCAATCTAAAGAACTGGAAGTCTACACTGAACAACTGGAGAAAGTGTTGCAGCGCTATATACAAAGAATACAGTGGCTTCTGTCAG GAAGCCGAAGGTTGTTTGGTACCATTTTAGAAGcaaatgtctgtgttttggTTGATACATCTGGTTCCATGGACCCATATCTGCCACGTATCACAAAAGAACTCACGTCCCTTATTTGggaacagctgagaaaaaacGAAGTCAG GTTTAACCTGCTGAGATttgcagaaaatgcagagagTTGGAAGGAGTGTCTTGTAGAGGCAACTGATGAAACCTGTCATGATGCTGTGCAGTGGGTGTCCAAATTCCACGCTCTTGGTAATACGTGCATCCTTATGGCTTTACAG aaggcTCTCAGTTTCCAAGGTATAGAGGCACTGTATGTATTGACTGATGGAAAACCAGACACCAGTTGCAgtctgattttgaaagaaattgaaagacTGAGAAAGAAGCAAGATATTAAAATCCACACCATTTCTTTTAGCTGCACAGACAG GGGAGCTAATGAATTTCTGAAGAAGGTCGCTTCTCAGACAGGGGGGCGCTACCATTGCAGTTCTGGAGCTGTGGATGGACAACTAGCAGCACACAGAATGCTGACAGAGGGGCTCGATGATGAAGAT GATCCAGTTTTCCCTAGCTTTGAAGGAGATGATTTAAAGCAGCTTACTCAAGAAGTAGCAAAAGGCAGAAGTTTCTTGAAGCAGGCAAAATCTTTGAG gtTATTACTTCAGAAATGGAATATAAAGCAAAAGGACGAttctggcttttaa